Below is a window of Perca fluviatilis chromosome 6, GENO_Pfluv_1.0, whole genome shotgun sequence DNA.
TTTTAAAAATGGACTAAATTAGCTAACAATGAATGGATGTGATGGCAGGCCACTGTGGAAGCCCTAACCTAACTGCTAACTGTGATGATGAAAGGTGTCCAAATTTACCTTGAGGACCATTTTATACTGAGGCAATAAGGCTATTTGAGCTTCCTAATACTTATCTGCTACCATCTGAGAATTTGAATCAGCGGAGAAAATTGCCTGATAGAATCTGGATTTTTAAATGACTCAACTGCCATTGGATTTCCATATGAGCACTGCAAATGGTTTATTATGGTGAATCAGTTCAACATGTACTTTAATTTACATGTACGAGGCAGCCTGGAGGTCTGTAAAAAGTGACTTTGTGATGTCCACAGGGTAACTATGGTGATAGTTTGGGGATGTTTTCTGAATGTTATATCTTAAGTAAAGGCTTCTGTTGCAGctgcataacacacacatgtccatcatCAGCCTAGTTATGGGAGCCCCTCTGTGAGCGTCTGAATGATAGCAGTCCCCCGTGACAAACGACTTGTGGTACCCCTATACTAACACAGGCACAATTCCACACATTTATAATAGACCACTACATCATCAAGCAAGAAGTCACCACTACAGTTAGTGTACAACAGTTTTTGATTGCCTTGGCAGACTTCTCTTTATGTAATTGCAGCGGAGCACCTACGGGTGGCACCGTTCTGCTGCAATTGCTCCATTATTCTGTAAAGTCCCCTCTCCTCACACAGGGCAAGGAAACACAGAGGCATGTAGTGCCTCAATCCAGAATTTATTTGGAcatataaactttatttttcacaaagagTCTTGTAGAGTTTGAGTTTTACATGGAAAATATGCTTTTGCACTTTTTCTTTCATATCCCATcacaactcaaaaaatacaggtGTACTTTTTTCAGTGTCTACAAACGTTACCAGCGTAAACAAAACTTGTAAAGcctcaaaatacttttttctgtCACTTAGTGTCATTGTAACCAAAAGCCCTCAATTCAAGAGTGACAACAGTGTGTTCAATCCAATTACAACATAAAGGCAGTAGTGGGTTGACAGTGTTTTGAAAGGAGGTGTCATGCTGCAATAACAGATTGCCTTAAAGCACGTCCTTTTCGTCTTTCAATCAGACCTTCATCTACAGAAAGGGTAGCTTTCACAGAAAGCAGTGGTATAGTATTCCACTCACTGGTCAGTAACTATAGTAGTAGCATATTTCTGCAGCTACAGTGCCAAGTTAAACTAAATCTCTTTCTCCAGGGCTTTTAGAGGATGTGAACAGGAACCTGGTTATAGAGTCCTAACACTAGTCAGAAATGAAAATGTCTCATCTTCTCTGATGGACAGAATAGGACCACACAGGGCCAGATTGTATTTGATTAATTTGAGTTTTAGTTAACCACCGTAGTCCTGTAATGCATGTTTTCAAGGGGGACTTGAATTGTAGAGTTCTGGGCATCTGGACTCAAAGTTTGCGATCCTGCAATCTCCAAGTGATGATCTTGCTTCCTGTCCCACCACCTTCCTTTTCTAGGAAGAAAGGATTGTGCGGCCTGGACCAGAGCCAGTGTGATTGTTAGTGTCCTTTCTATGTGTGTAAACACACACCTGGCAGCGCCTGCTCACAGCTTGATGTCCTGCGATTCTGACATCTtggcaagtgtctttttaaCCCGTAGGGCCGTGAGGCGGGAGGCCGGGTTGTGGGCCCAGCATTCTGTCATCAGCTTCCCCATCTGTCTCAAACACTGAGGAGATACAGATTTATGTTAGAAAGGTCAttagcttgtgtgtgtttctgcatgtataTGTAGCATATTTTAATGTATATTACCTCATCGCTGGTCCATCTATTAGGAAAGGATGGCCGTAGTCTCTTGATGCAGACCACCTCCCTCATGTCCTCATATGAAGGGTCTGTAGGAACTAACTCATGATACGGCAATTGGTACTCTTCAAGGATCCCTGCAACAAATGAGATACAGAGGAATCACTCTATTCATGTGTAAAGTTTTCAAAAAGGATACTGCATAGCCATTAAAAGTGCATTTTTTCTTGGCagtcaaaaagaagaagaaatatttaCCTCCGGAGATACAACGCCGCGCGATCTCCCAGAGAATCAGCCCAAAGCTGTACATGTCGGCCATGATGTACGACTGAAAATGACTTCTGTTCAGAGTCTCGTCCAGAACCTCTGGAGGCATGTAACGCTTTGTACCGACCCTAGTGTTAGGAGGGATGTCCACCTCATTGGTGTCACTGCAGAGATCAAAGTAACACATTTTAATTAGATGAATGAGCTACGCATATTCCTGAAACCTCTGAAATAATTTAGGTTAGAAATACTTTGATTTATGAACATTTCTGACCCTCTACCGGAGCTTAAATTCAGCAAGACATGGATTCAATTAAGAATTAAAGAGTAATATCTCATTAAATCATGCTTAAAAGCATCAAATGTGACTGACTTGCTCACCTGATAAACTTGACTGCCAGTCCTAGGTCAGCTATACAGCAGGTGCCATTTCTCTTCACCAGTATGTTCTTACTCTTCAGATCCCTGTGGGCAATGGCGGGTTTGCCCTGGGTGCCGAAGATCTCGGTGTGGAGGTGACAAAGGCCTGACACAGAGGAGTAGGCCAGTCGCAGCATGGCTTTATTGTCCAGGGTGGTTGATTTGAGGTAGTCATACAAAGAGCCATTTTCATGGTAGTCGGTGATTAGGTAGAGTTGGGTCCAGGAGCCAGTTCCTTTAATATCAGCAGCTATAAAACCTGTGAACAAGGGAGAGTGAAGAGAGGAGTTAAACAGGCAAGGAGTCTGTCTTCACTGTGAAGATGAATCAGTTGCGTTTTCCAGGagattgttttttattatattactgtaatataaaaaataataattatatattttatttgccaAGGGcattacacatacaaggaatgtatcctctgcatttaacccatcctaaatGATTAGGAGCAGTAGGCAGCCATAGTTTGGCGCCCAGAGAACAATTCCAGTTGTAAAGCCAGTACCTACGTCTAGGGCAATGCAGGAGTTACCTAGCATGCATTGTCTTTGCATTgtctttctgtatttatttgtagTGAGTTTATTTCTGAGGGAAAAACTTGTGAAACTAATCATGCAAAGCCAGTATAAATATCGGTAATATTAAGCTTGATTTTTAAGCCGGCGATGTGTCTGATTTGGTGGATGATGTCAAAATCACAGATGCTAGTGctcaatttaaaacaaaacatgtagtTTCGACTGTGGAAGGAAACATTATGCACTGCAGTATATAGTCTGTCTTCTAGTTTACCGGCAAGTGATCTTTTGCCCCACTACTTAATTACTATGCATCTTGTAGTGTTTAATTATGCAAACTTTAGTTTGCAGTCTGTTGTTGTCTTCTGTATAAATTGTTGTGGTGTACGGCCTCTTGGCTATAATTGATCTGTTTTGCCAGTGAGTGCAGTGTGGTGCAGCATAGTTAACAATGGACACAGTCCCAAGATTGTTTGTAAAGATTGTTTTTCTAGAAGATCTTTCTACTATATTAGGAAGACTTATTTATCAACTGTTTCTTCAAATCCCTGTTGGGCACTTTGTTAATCGTGATGGAGCACAAAGAGTATATATGATTGATTTTAAAGGCAGGAAAATTAGAGATAGAGACAAATAGAATGAAAGACGGGTGCACAGACAGAGACTAGAAATCTAGAAATCTGTAacaagaggggggggggggggcaggattGGAAGAAGTAACACATGAGACATGACCAAAGACAGAGACCAGTCTTACCCAGAATGTTCTCATGTCTCATTAGGACGGTCTGGtaaatctctgtctctctgaacCAACTGGCCTCCTCAGTGGTGAAGAAAACTTTAACAGCCACTTTTTCTCCCCTCCATCTGCCCATCCACACCTCTCCATACCTCCCCTTGCCTATCTGCTTCACCATCTGGATCTGCTTGGCTATCGTTCGCTGCACCTGAGGAGGAGCAAAAGATAGAAACGGTTTTCTTTTAAGGTTAGCTATTAGACGTGTTTTGCATTGTGATTCTGCACAtttagttaaagtgatggttcggagtaatttcaccctagggtcctttgcaccatgacctcgagccaaacacccccccagaagcttttttcacctgggtctaacattgggagagttagcgtagagtagcgttagccgctgaatagcttagcgcagaggctaatggatctgaagtgtctcttaacattaccccactaataatgcccgaaatgataccaaaggtctacactagtatatataggttatgcactcataaaacaatggattgtaaagtttgtaagtacaccagaaggttatgtaaataacacttgcctgctggcttctgctctctgctgttgttgttgctgctgtgagacgagtgcttagggacatctacaaattacaacaccgaaaagagatgcaacaaaaatatttttttaatttaacttattttttaaagtaagtgctgtagtataactagcaggagacaagtaataattgaggtaagttttgagacattaccttatttaatcattaaattaataaatatttttgttgcatctcttttcggtgttgtaatttgtagatgtccctaagcactcttactgcccggcagcagcgagcagcagcagagagcagcagcagagagcagaagccagcaggcaagtgttatttacataaacttctggtgtacttacaaattttacaatccatcgttttatgagtgcataacctatttaccgacgtttggtatcatttcgggcattattagtggggtaatgttaagagacacttcggctccattagcctctgcgctaagctattcagctgataacgctacgctacgctaacgctcccaatgttcgacccaggtgaaaaaagcttctgggggggtgtttggctcgagatcatggtgcaaaggaccctagggtgaaattactccgaaccatcactttaattatattttagaaTGGAAACCTCAATCTAAGGTTTAGTGAGACTCAGATGGATATAGGATCTCTCAATCTAAATCAGGAATAGTGCTGTCCTTGAACTGAGAATATGAAAACAAACCCTccaatattattttaattaacaaaTTAACCACCATTATCTCCCCACATACTTTCTTTATGGAAACACATGAGACACAATATAATAAAGTATGCCATGGGCCCTAATGTGTGCATATACAGGATCCATGGAGCATCTTTTTAATCCAACAGGTGTTTAGCTGCAATATGGGTATCTCACCAATAGAGGGAGCCCTGAGCCTGAGCCAGAGCTTTGTGACTGCTCTATCAGGTCCCTCAGAGATTCCCCAGGGGGAATGTAGGTCTCGTCCTGCTCCAGACCAATACTGTACCGAGGACGAGACTCCTGACGCTTATACCTGTAAAAAGCACAGAATTATCCAGCATACCCTcttaaaaaagaagacaaaactaCCATAGGTAATACAAACTTCCTGATGCAATGTATCATACACTGTTTGTATGATATTCTTAGGGTCTTTATAGTGTTGCTGGAAACTGTACCAAGAAGACAAGAAATAAATCTGAATTTTTGATGATCGATAGTTACATGTAATTACCTGAAGTAGCAGAAGACAATAATGACAGCCAGTATAATGCTGCACACAGTGACTGAGATCAACAAGGCCATGTGGTGGATCTTTCCATCTACATAGACTGGAGAGGGGAGGATGAAGAGGTGAAAAAAGATGGTTGGGGTGGTGAGAGAAGAAAAGCAAGATGGAATAGAAGAGAGGGGCAGGATAAATGTATACATAGACATGAAACAATGTTGGGGGGGAAAATCAATCACATTAGTCTTTTCCCTTTCAATGATCCACAAGTATGTGCAACAACAGGACATTCTTGAGAAAAATGGTTGGGGTCATTTTCTGCTCAAGAAActtaaactgaaacaaaaaaaaatctaattaaaacTTCTAATATGCCTAAAGCATGAGGGGGAAATAGAGAAAGGTATACCAAGAAATCAGTCATCCTCACAAGTCACTTGAAAGAACCGCTGTACAGTAAATCAAGTACAAATCATATTTCACTCatcaatttttcattttcttctggCACACACACTTTTCCCTCAAGGCTCAAGTCAACAGCGAGAGGAAGCCCTCAGCCTAGTCGATGAATTCTCTTCCTGATCCCCTATGATAGGGTTTCAGATTGATGACTGCCCTCGC
It encodes the following:
- the bmpr1ba gene encoding bone morphogenetic protein receptor type-1B encodes the protein MPVQGERLKRCLSLCLWSRCPLLLLGLFSLHTQAHGNILDSMLLRASSKEAVESGKETSGSTAPASSSQRLLWCHCYHHCPEDSTNNTCRTDGYCFTMVEEEGGVPVQTAGCLGLVGSEFQCRDTGNSRQRRSLECCTDQDYCNKNLHPTLPPLKPPLYVDGKIHHMALLISVTVCSIILAVIIVFCYFRYKRQESRPRYSIGLEQDETYIPPGESLRDLIEQSQSSGSGSGLPLLVQRTIAKQIQMVKQIGKGRYGEVWMGRWRGEKVAVKVFFTTEEASWFRETEIYQTVLMRHENILGFIAADIKGTGSWTQLYLITDYHENGSLYDYLKSTTLDNKAMLRLAYSSVSGLCHLHTEIFGTQGKPAIAHRDLKSKNILVKRNGTCCIADLGLAVKFISDTNEVDIPPNTRVGTKRYMPPEVLDETLNRSHFQSYIMADMYSFGLILWEIARRCISGGILEEYQLPYHELVPTDPSYEDMREVVCIKRLRPSFPNRWTSDECLRQMGKLMTECWAHNPASRLTALRVKKTLAKMSESQDIKL